From a region of the Vallitalea longa genome:
- a CDS encoding DUF6471 domain-containing protein, whose translation MNKKGMKKVENNIRNEIKSYIAASGWTLTDIVKELNSKYGTTTTTQNISNKLTRGTLKYIEAKQIASIIGRDIKWL comes from the coding sequence ATGAACAAGAAAGGAATGAAAAAAGTGGAAAATAATATTAGAAATGAAATAAAGAGTTATATTGCTGCTAGTGGTTGGACTCTTACAGATATCGTTAAAGAACTAAATAGTAAATATGGAACCACTACTACCACTCAAAACATAAGTAATAAACTCACAAGAGGGACACTAAAGTATATAGAAGCCAAACAGATAGCTTCTATTATCGGACGTGATATAAAATGGCTCTAA
- a CDS encoding winged helix-turn-helix transcriptional regulator, with amino-acid sequence MRINEKSIYNLYPALLKYPLIIKVLLEHKNDEGVSCISQKEIAKRIGLTQTAISKYLSRLEHIDKCIEKISPAKYFVYRENMLQYGPVSKVIKFHNLAISNKGFLLLDFEKQVIKLGFTKEATLIAKHYVLKYLYSQ; translated from the coding sequence ATGAGGATAAATGAAAAAAGCATTTATAATCTATACCCTGCATTACTAAAGTATCCATTAATCATAAAAGTTCTACTTGAGCATAAGAACGATGAAGGCGTTAGCTGCATCTCACAGAAAGAAATAGCTAAAAGAATTGGCTTAACTCAAACAGCTATTTCAAAATATCTTAGCAGATTAGAACATATTGACAAATGTATAGAAAAAATATCTCCTGCAAAATACTTTGTTTATAGAGAAAACATGCTACAATATGGACCAGTAAGTAAAGTTATTAAATTTCATAATTTAGCAATTAGTAATAAGGGTTTTTTATTATTAGATTTTGAAAAACAAGTTATTAAACTTGGATTTACCAAAGAAGCCACATTAATTGCTAAACACTATGTTCTTAAATATCTATATAGCCAATAA